In Collimonas arenae, a single genomic region encodes these proteins:
- a CDS encoding LysR substrate-binding domain-containing protein: MTVMQDLNDLYFFANVVQQGGFTAAGRSLGIPKSRLSRRISELEIRLGARLLQRNTRGIALTDLGSRYYQHCQEMIAAAEAAELAVTSSLAEPSGTVRASCVVAIAQSEVANALPAFLERYPKVNIDLLFTNRRVNLLEEGVDVAIRVRATDDEDPNLATRRLRAASAVLVATPALMSRYPAPTHPRDLEKLPLLGAADHDRRIHLTLDGPDKERYELVSEPRLAVEDFALRKRAALRNLGLTMLPTEYCIEEVEQGALVHVLPDWRMPSGHLQIVYPTQRGLLPAVRVFVDFLIEQLSKEFIFPDCKN; encoded by the coding sequence ATGACAGTCATGCAAGACTTGAACGATCTCTATTTTTTCGCCAACGTGGTGCAGCAAGGCGGCTTTACTGCCGCCGGCCGCAGCCTAGGCATTCCGAAATCGCGTTTGTCGCGGCGCATTTCCGAACTGGAAATCCGGCTAGGCGCGCGCTTGCTTCAGCGCAACACACGCGGTATCGCCCTCACTGATCTAGGTAGCCGCTACTATCAGCATTGCCAGGAGATGATTGCCGCTGCAGAGGCGGCCGAACTGGCCGTGACAAGCTCGCTGGCGGAGCCGAGCGGGACAGTAAGGGCAAGTTGCGTGGTGGCGATTGCCCAGTCCGAAGTCGCCAATGCGCTGCCAGCTTTCCTGGAACGCTACCCCAAAGTGAATATTGATCTGCTGTTCACCAACCGCCGCGTCAATCTGCTAGAGGAAGGCGTGGATGTCGCGATACGCGTCAGGGCAACCGATGACGAAGATCCGAATCTCGCTACCAGGCGGCTACGGGCTGCCTCGGCGGTATTGGTGGCGACGCCGGCGCTGATGTCCCGATATCCCGCGCCGACACACCCGCGCGACCTGGAGAAATTACCCCTTCTCGGCGCTGCCGACCATGACCGGCGTATCCACCTGACTCTAGACGGGCCGGATAAGGAACGTTACGAGCTGGTGAGCGAGCCGCGCTTGGCAGTGGAGGATTTCGCGCTGCGCAAACGGGCAGCGCTACGCAACCTGGGCCTGACCATGCTGCCGACCGAGTACTGCATCGAAGAGGTGGAGCAAGGTGCGCTGGTGCACGTGCTGCCGGACTGGCGCATGCCGTCCGGTCATCTGCAGATCGTCTATCCCACTCAAAGAGGTTTGCTGCCGGCGGTGCGGGTATTTGTTGATTTCCTGATCGAGCAATTGAGCAAGGAGTTTATTTTCCCGGACTGCAAGAACTGA
- the egtB gene encoding ergothioneine biosynthesis protein EgtB, with product MAIHIAEPDTGRQAMTDLAQAFSSVREQSCRLVQPLSAEDCCVQSMPDASPAKWHLAHTTWFFETFILERFEAGFRPFHPAFRVLFNSYYEGVGEKHPRAQRGMITRPSLEEVLAYRKNVDQRLLALLAQALTPEFGCELTMLVELGLQHEQQHQELLLTDIMHLLSMNPLLPPYLSSAAVTDAGAERIASALQWQSFEAGVIEVGHKGAGFFFDNETPRHRQFVESFSMASRLVTNAEFLAFVEDGGYNNPLLWLSAGWDWVAQQKITRPLYWQDAHAQFDSAWREFTLQGLQPLALHDAVTHLSFFEAEAYARWAGTRLPTEAEWECAAAYSGAAAGADYFGVAWQWTTSSYAPYPGYMALPGAVGEYNGKFMVNQYVLRGSSVATPAGHARLSYRNFFPATARWQFSGLRLARS from the coding sequence ATGGCAATACACATCGCGGAACCTGATACAGGCCGCCAGGCAATGACGGATTTGGCGCAAGCGTTTTCCAGCGTGCGTGAGCAGTCTTGCCGGCTGGTGCAACCCTTGTCGGCGGAAGATTGCTGCGTGCAATCGATGCCCGACGCCAGTCCCGCCAAATGGCACTTGGCGCACACCACCTGGTTTTTCGAAACCTTTATCCTGGAGCGTTTCGAGGCGGGCTTCCGGCCGTTTCATCCTGCGTTTCGAGTACTGTTCAATTCCTATTACGAAGGGGTCGGCGAGAAGCACCCGCGCGCCCAGCGCGGCATGATCACGCGACCCTCGCTGGAGGAGGTGCTGGCTTACCGGAAAAACGTCGATCAGCGCCTGCTGGCCTTGCTGGCGCAAGCGCTGACGCCCGAGTTTGGGTGTGAGCTGACGATGCTGGTTGAACTAGGCTTGCAGCACGAGCAGCAGCATCAGGAATTGCTGTTGACCGATATCATGCATCTGTTGTCGATGAATCCTTTACTTCCGCCTTATCTTTCCTCTGCCGCTGTGACGGATGCAGGCGCAGAGCGAATAGCCAGCGCGCTGCAATGGCAATCATTCGAGGCCGGAGTTATTGAGGTTGGACATAAAGGTGCGGGATTTTTTTTCGACAATGAAACGCCACGACACCGTCAGTTTGTAGAATCATTCTCAATGGCGTCGCGGCTGGTCACCAACGCTGAATTCCTGGCGTTCGTGGAAGATGGCGGTTACAACAATCCTCTGCTATGGCTGTCCGCTGGCTGGGATTGGGTGGCGCAGCAGAAAATCACGCGGCCCTTATATTGGCAAGATGCGCATGCCCAATTCGATTCTGCCTGGCGAGAATTTACCTTGCAGGGCCTGCAGCCGCTGGCTTTGCACGACGCTGTAACCCACCTTTCCTTTTTTGAAGCAGAAGCTTATGCACGTTGGGCCGGCACCCGTTTGCCGACCGAGGCGGAATGGGAATGTGCCGCAGCATATTCTGGCGCTGCAGCGGGAGCCGATTATTTCGGCGTGGCCTGGCAATGGACTACCAGCAGCTATGCGCCATATCCAGGTTACATGGCATTGCCGGGCGCGGTGGGCGAATACAATGGCAAATTCATGGTCAACCAGTATGTATTGCGCGGCTCTTCGGTGGCAACGCCGGCCGGCCATGCGCGCCTGAGTTATCGCAATTTTTTCCCCGCCACCGCGCGCTGGCAGTTTAGCGGGCTCCGGCTGGCGCGTTCTTGA
- the egtD gene encoding L-histidine N(alpha)-methyltransferase — protein sequence MAQLRQSAHPENCVAQDEVEQQLVAGLLSPHAHTSPKYLYDVLGSRLFAAICELPEYYPTRTEAAIFERYASQIAVAVGADATLIDLGAGNCSKAARLFPSLRPKQYVAVDISEKFLQEAVSALRQQFPQIRMTCLGMDFSSELALPLAIGQHRRQFFYPGSSIGNFAPLESLKFLHQIRKAITGSDGGLLIGVDLVKDKPILDAAYDDALGVTAAFNLNLLHHLNRLLDADFRPQDWRHRAFYNEEQHRIEMHLEAREDLIVHWRQGGIRRFAQGERIHTESSYKYTRQGFIDMLQQAGFGKVQTWSDERNWFMVCHAQVA from the coding sequence TTGGCTCAACTGCGACAATCAGCGCATCCGGAAAACTGCGTGGCGCAAGACGAGGTTGAACAGCAACTGGTCGCCGGCTTGCTGTCGCCGCATGCGCATACCTCACCCAAATACCTTTACGATGTCCTTGGCTCACGCTTGTTTGCCGCAATTTGCGAACTGCCCGAGTATTATCCGACGCGTACCGAAGCGGCGATTTTCGAGCGCTATGCAAGCCAGATTGCCGTTGCAGTCGGCGCTGACGCAACCCTGATCGATTTGGGCGCGGGGAATTGCAGCAAGGCGGCGCGCCTGTTTCCCAGCCTTCGGCCGAAACAGTATGTGGCTGTCGATATCTCAGAGAAATTCCTGCAGGAGGCAGTCAGCGCGCTGCGCCAGCAATTCCCACAGATCAGAATGACTTGCCTTGGAATGGATTTTTCTTCCGAACTGGCTTTACCGCTGGCGATAGGGCAGCACCGACGCCAGTTTTTCTATCCGGGTTCCTCGATCGGGAATTTCGCTCCCCTTGAGTCATTGAAATTCCTGCATCAGATCCGCAAGGCAATCACCGGCAGTGACGGCGGCCTGCTGATCGGAGTCGATCTGGTCAAGGACAAACCGATCCTGGATGCCGCCTATGACGATGCGCTGGGTGTCACCGCGGCCTTCAACCTGAATCTGCTGCATCATCTCAATCGCTTGCTGGACGCCGATTTCCGGCCGCAAGACTGGCGTCATCGGGCTTTCTATAATGAAGAGCAGCATCGCATAGAAATGCATCTGGAAGCGCGCGAAGACCTCATCGTCCATTGGCGGCAGGGCGGCATACGCCGCTTCGCGCAAGGCGAACGGATCCATACGGAGAGCAGTTATAAATACACGCGGCAGGGCTTTATCGACATGCTGCAGCAAGCCGGATTCGGCAAGGTGCAAACCTGGAGCGACGAGCGCAACTGGTTCATGGTGTGCCACGCCCAAGTTGCTTGA
- a CDS encoding ABC transporter transmembrane domain-containing protein produces MTTITSKEPQKRSLGTLIGLVPFLAPYKRQFAMASIALLVAAGATLAIPYAFRQMIDLGFSTGGIQGASHIDMYFLALFGVACVLGVATAARFYMVSWLGERVTADLRSAVYSHVVTQSPQFFETTKTGEVLSRITTDTTLIQALVGTSISMALRNALLFIGGMVMLFITSVKLSAIILVMLALVVLPIVWYGRRVRKLSRDSQDRVADASAMAGEILNAMPTVQAFTHENIEARRFDISIENAFSTAMARIRARSLLTMMAILLVFGAIVFVLWLGAHAVVQGRMSGGELGQFILYAALLAGSIGALAEVMGDAQRAAGATERLLELLAAQSPVQSVLLPDSLPPRTAQGAALTLANIGFRYPSRPESAALHGLSLDIRPGETVAVVGPSGAGKTTLFQLLLRFYDPQEGSIKLDGVDIKYLDLHTLRGAIGIVPQDTIIFSANAMENIRYGRVDATDAEVIAAAKMAAAHEFIERLPEGYKAFLGERGVRLSGGQRQRIAIARALLKNPPLLLLDEATSALDAESERAVQGALEAAMVGRTTLVIAHRLATVQRADRIIVLEHGHVVETGNHAELVAQNGLYASLAALQFNIHADS; encoded by the coding sequence ATGACAACCATCACCTCCAAAGAACCTCAAAAACGCAGTCTGGGTACACTCATCGGATTAGTTCCATTCCTGGCTCCCTACAAACGGCAATTTGCAATGGCCAGTATTGCGCTGCTAGTGGCGGCCGGCGCCACCCTGGCGATTCCCTACGCGTTCCGGCAAATGATCGATCTCGGCTTCAGCACCGGCGGCATCCAGGGCGCCAGCCATATCGACATGTATTTCCTGGCGCTGTTCGGCGTCGCCTGCGTCCTGGGCGTGGCCACGGCGGCGCGCTTCTATATGGTGTCCTGGCTAGGCGAGCGCGTCACTGCCGATCTGCGCAGCGCAGTGTATTCGCATGTGGTGACGCAAAGCCCGCAATTCTTCGAAACCACCAAGACCGGCGAAGTGCTGTCGCGCATCACCACCGACACCACGCTGATCCAGGCGCTGGTCGGCACCAGTATCTCGATGGCGCTGCGCAATGCCTTGTTGTTCATCGGCGGCATGGTCATGTTGTTCATTACCAGCGTCAAGCTGAGCGCGATTATCCTGGTGATGCTGGCGTTGGTGGTGCTACCGATCGTCTGGTATGGCCGGCGCGTACGCAAGCTGTCGCGCGATTCGCAAGACCGGGTCGCCGACGCCTCGGCCATGGCCGGAGAAATCCTCAACGCCATGCCGACCGTGCAGGCCTTCACCCATGAGAATATCGAGGCGCGTCGCTTCGACATCTCGATCGAAAATGCTTTCAGCACCGCGATGGCGCGAATACGCGCCCGTTCGTTGCTGACCATGATGGCGATCCTGCTGGTGTTCGGCGCCATCGTATTCGTGCTGTGGCTAGGCGCCCATGCGGTAGTCCAAGGCCGCATGAGCGGCGGCGAGCTGGGCCAGTTCATCCTTTACGCAGCCCTGCTGGCCGGCTCTATCGGCGCCCTGGCGGAAGTCATGGGCGACGCCCAGCGCGCCGCCGGCGCCACTGAACGCCTGCTGGAATTACTGGCGGCGCAATCGCCGGTGCAATCGGTGCTGCTGCCCGATTCGCTGCCACCACGCACGGCGCAAGGCGCGGCGCTGACACTGGCGAATATCGGCTTCCGCTATCCGTCGCGGCCTGAGAGTGCCGCGTTGCACGGCTTGTCGCTGGATATCCGGCCAGGAGAAACGGTGGCTGTGGTCGGTCCTTCCGGCGCTGGCAAGACCACCCTGTTCCAATTGCTGCTGCGCTTCTACGATCCGCAAGAAGGCAGTATCAAGCTCGACGGCGTCGACATCAAGTATCTCGACCTACATACATTGCGCGGAGCCATCGGTATCGTGCCGCAAGACACTATTATTTTCTCCGCCAATGCGATGGAAAACATACGCTATGGCCGCGTCGACGCAACAGACGCTGAAGTGATCGCTGCAGCAAAAATGGCGGCGGCGCACGAATTCATCGAACGCCTGCCGGAAGGCTACAAGGCTTTCCTCGGCGAGCGCGGCGTGCGTTTGTCGGGTGGTCAGCGCCAGCGCATCGCGATTGCCCGCGCCTTGCTAAAAAATCCGCCGCTGCTGTTGCTGGATGAAGCCACCAGCGCGCTCGATGCCGAATCGGAACGCGCAGTGCAAGGCGCGCTGGAAGCGGCGATGGTTGGCCGTACGACGCTGGTGATTGCACATCGTCTGGCGACTGTGCAACGTGCTGACCGCATCATCGTGCTGGAACATGGCCATGTAGTCGAAACCGGCAACCACGCCGAACTGGTTGCGCAAAACGGCTTGTACGCCAGCCTGGCGGCGCTGCAATTCAATATCCATGCCGATTCGTAA